One stretch of Podospora pseudoanserina strain CBS 124.78 chromosome 4, whole genome shotgun sequence DNA includes these proteins:
- a CDS encoding hypothetical protein (EggNog:ENOG503NTXS): MATSPYPNSDPPQPPPPPRDRDTDTDTGTGTGTGTGTDDTTDNTMGIVDVVGSSPPGDDIRCCCGREDCVYLRHNCSVLLSVERDVHAAAKMGQTLLARHEAYMASAERDRAELNARIEQLEAENAELERKNREVNHDNHNLRDELDHLNDTVKDADTKIEFLERTLRDAQREVRRLESAAQRAASLERQIELLEEDQATLQAAVITTKDEARTAIHRWKQAEKGLSDLQAQLERMEKEAREDRERHVEVISRMERQRLMEKELNTAAGRLKGAAAVRSMTDSKNSGNVVSHFVRDLLQDNANLQLGMAELREMLVNSNDEIQMLREQLLCHQPAPLPNDFEREPETPAEETPQAGTSPQSLRAELEGHEQPPPRVTQQLHIHHHYHVTHKQELKRMRKKRQGISSGTFTPPKMYSAPSSPVTSSIIWHRGPVNGNHEPPTPSEHHWSRQDDENPSEFGHSSEISSPRSSNNRNSVFDRMVDVSYPTSPTTSLDPTSPAWKTAHRKRTSEWSMFPIDASSTWNGLPPTNPHPLTNFVRCGERSPSTPRRVQDDGTQTYSDAGSTDAGDLISPHSKHFDSQVLQRPGGRLRRVTSQESIMSLSNGMDIHTLQARPSQLALKPLGLSAAGTNLSEVIASPTLTSGSSDGKRGSVFLMGNLANQVRQPANRTVSTPTRSGNERLHPGIRRTPSALGRLVSWRPWGGNTAPTSPVATPPPPPPTLIATSTAIPAFGLAVTSPTVSASSVPKSPEGSVSSSGTFRGTGINQKGVIPGFNEYWAKHQVLRRPTSKVCLEGDRLGAVEEGLREALEPMVEE, encoded by the exons ATGGCAACAAGCCCCTACCCAAACTCCGATCCGCCGcagcctcccccgccgccgagaGACAGAGACACAGACACAGACACAGGCACAGGCACGGGAACAGGCACAGGCACTGACGACACTACTGATAATACTATGGGCATCGTCGACGTCGTCGGGTCCTCGCCGCCGGGCGATGACATCCGGTGCTGCTGCGGGAGAGAAGACTGTGTGTATCTGAGACACAACTGCTCGGTGCTCCTGAGCGTCGAGCGGGATGTCCACGCGGCAGCCAAGATGGGGCAG ACGCTCCTCGCCCGCCACGAAGCGTACATGGCCTCTGCAGAGAGGGACAGAGCCGAGCTCAACGCCCGAATTGAACAGCTCGAAGCCGAAAACGCTGAACTCGAACGAAAAAACCGCGAGGTCAACCACGACAACCACAATCTACGAGACGAGTTGGACCACCTGAACGATACTGTCAAGGATGCAGACACAAAGATAGAATTTTTGGAAAGGACGCTACGAGATGCACAGCGCGAGGTGCGACGGCTCGAAAGCGCAGCGCAACGAGCGGCCAGTCTGGAGAGGCAGATTGAactgttggaggaggaccagGCCACGCTACAGGCCGCCGTCATCACCACGAAAGACGAGGCGCGGACGGCCATACACCGTTGGAAACAAGCTGAGAAGGGGCTCAGTGACTTGCAAGCACAGTTGGAACGAATGGAGAaagaggcgagggaggatcGAGAACGACATGTTGAAGTCATCAGCCGCATGGAAAGGCAGCGTCtcatggagaaggagctcaacACAGCAGCTGGGAGACTCAAGGGCGCCGCCGCGGTAAGGTCAATGACTGATAGTAAGAACAGCGGCAACGTCGTGTCTCACTTTGTGCGCGACCTCTTGCAGGACAACGCCAACCTGCAGCTGGGAATGGCTGAACTCCGCGAGATGCTGGTCAACTCCAACGACGAGATTCAGATGCTGCGGGAGCAGCTGCTGTGTCACCAGCCAGCACCACTGCCAAACGATTTCGAGAGAGAACCCGAGACACCTGCGGAGGAAACGCCACAAGCCGGCACCTCGCCCCAGTCACTCCGGGCCGAGCTGGAGGGACACGAGCAGCCACCGCCTCGAGTCACGCAGCAATTACATATTCATCACCATTACCACGTCACCCACAAGCAGGAACTCAAGAGGATGAGAAAGAAGCGACAAGGGATATCATCTGGTACCTTCACTCCACCCAAGATGTATTCTGCCCCTTCATCACCCGTCACATCGTCCATAATATGGCATCGGGGTCCCGTGAATGGGAACCATgagccaccaacaccttcaGAACACCATTGGTCTCGACAAGATGACGAGAACCCATCAGAGTTTGGACATTCGTCAGAGATCAGCTCCCCACGGTCGTCCAACAACCGCAATTCCGTATTTGACCGCATGGTGGACGTTTCTTACCCCACATCGCCCACGACAAGCCTGGatccaacatcaccagcatGGAAGACCGCGCATCGAAAGAGAACCTCGGAGTGGTCCATGTTTCCGATTGACGCATCCTCTACTTGGAACGGCCTGCCACCAACTAATCCACACCCGCTAACCAACTTTGTCCGTTGCGGCGAGCGCTCTCCCAGCACTCCGAGACGCGTCCAAGATGACGGGACACAGACCTACTCCGACGCCGGCAGCACAGACGCAGGGGATCTCATCTCGCCACACTCCAAACACTTTGATTCGCAAGTATTACAACGCCCGGGTGGCAGGTTACGCCGTGTGACATCGCAGGAATCCATCATGTCATTGTCCAACGGGATGGATATTCACACGCTGCAGGCGCGACCGAGTCAGCTGGCGTTGAAGCCCCTGGGTTTGAGCGCTGCGGGGACGAATCTCAGCGAGGTTATTGCTTCACCTACCCTGACGAGTGGGAGCAgtgatgggaagaggggaagcGTCTTTTTGATGGGTAACCTCGCGAATCAGGTGAGGCAACCTGCCAATCGGACCGTGTCGACGCCTACACGGTCGGGCAACGAACGATTGCATCCAGGGATCAGGAGGACGCCCTCTGCGTTGGGGCGGTTGGTTTCATGGAGGCCTTGGGGGGGGAACACTGCGCCTACGTCTCCTGTTGCgacgccaccaccaccgccgcctaCTTTGATTGCGACTTCTACGGCAATTCCGGCGTTTGGGCTTGCGGTGACGAGCCCAACGGTTTCGGCGTCTAGTGTGCCC
- a CDS encoding hypothetical protein (EggNog:ENOG503NU8F; COG:Q) encodes MPATNLLLNRTAIITGGTTGIGRAITLAFLAQGCNVAVNHLNLPSDTDHLTSLLSEASSLPGKIAHLPGDVRDPTTGPALVQFALETFHTSRLDICVSNAGVCTFTPFLDITRDLFDKTVRTNLDGAFYLVQAAARQMATQEPKGGSIIGISSISALVGGAEQAHYTPTKAGVLSLMQSAACALGKYNIRANAILPGTVRTQLNEEDLREGGDKLRYMEGRIPLGRVGEPGDVAGPAVFLACEELSGYVTGAQVLVDGGLFVNLQ; translated from the coding sequence ATGcccgccaccaacctcctcctcaacagaacggccatcatcaccggcggcACCACAGGCATAGGCCGCGCCATCACCCTCGCTTTCCTCGCCCAAGGCTGCAACGTCGCCGTgaaccacctcaacctcccctccgacaccgaccacctcacctccctcctctccgaagcctcttccctccccggGAAAATAGCCCACCTCCCCGGCGACGTCCGCGACCCAACCACCGGCCCCGCCCTCGTCCAGTTCGCCCTCGAGACCTTCCACACCTCTCGCCTCGACATCTGCGTCTCCAACGCAGGCGTCTGCACattcacccccttcctcgacatAACCCGAGACCTCTTTGACAAGACCGTCCGGACCAACCTCGACGGAGCGTTTTATCTTGTCCAGGCGGCGGCGAGACAAATGGCGACTCAGGAGCCAAAGGGGGGGTCGATCATCGGGATATCGAGCATCTCTGCCTTGGTCGGGGGGGCAGAGCAAGCGCATTACACACCCACCAAGGCGGGGGTGTTGTCTCTGATGCAGAGTGCGGCGTGTGCGCTGGGGAAGTATAACATCAGGGCTAATGCCATATTGCCGGGGACGGTGAGGACGCAGTTGAATGAGGAGGAtctgagggaggggggagacaAGCTGAGGTAtatggaggggaggatcccgctggggagggttggagAGCCGGGAGACGTGGCGGGGCCGGCGGTTTTTTTGGCGTGTGAGGAGTTGAGTGGGTATGTGACTGGGGCGCAAGtgctggtggatggggggttgtttgtgaATTTGCagtga
- a CDS encoding hypothetical protein (EggNog:ENOG503NX4U; COG:M): MASVKAFPTIKSIRSFVIGGVGSGGDYHNVKGGHWLIDSPISTPCSRWEKYRASRTSWGINVLGSFFVEIEASDGTVGFATGFGGPPACWLVHQHFERFLIGEDPRNTNHLFEQMYRASMFYGRKGLPVAVISVIDLALWDLLGKIRGEPVYKLIGGNTKDRIDFYCTGPDPPAAKKMGFWGAKVPLPYCPEEGHVGLKKNVEFLRKHRESVGPDFPLMVDCYMSLNVPYTIEIAKACEDLNINWWEECLSPDDTDGFEQIKRAHPTIKFTTGEHEYSRYGFRKLIEGRNLDIIQPDVMWLGGMTELLRVAAMASAYDIPVVPHASGPYSYHFVISQPNTPFQEYLANSPDGRSVLPVFGDLFVDEPIPTDGFLTAADLDKPGFGLTLNPVARAKLIPSTYLLAIPTNSLPPPVSEEKKEVNGVNGRHVEGELVGKAKA; the protein is encoded by the exons ATGGCGTCTGTAAAAGCGttccccaccatcaaaagTATCCGATCGTTCGTGATCGGCGGTGTGGGCTCAG GTGGCGATTACCACAATGTCAAAGGTGGTCATTG GCTCATAGACAGTCCAATTTCTACTCCATGCTCAAGATGGGAGAAGTACCGGGCATCACGGACGAGCTGGGGTATCAATGTTCTCGGCTCGTTCTTTGTCGAGATTGAGGCCAGCGATGGAACAGTTGGCTTTGCAACTGGCTTTGGTG GCCCTCCAGCGTGTTGGCTCGTCCATCAGCACTTTGAGCGCTTCCTGATCGGAGAAGACCCTCGCAACACAAACCACCTGTTTGAGCAAATGTACCGAGCGTCCATGTTCTACGGCAGAAAAGGTCTCCCCGTTGCCGTGATATCCGTCATCGACCTCGCCCTCTGGGACCTGCTCGGCAAGATCCGCGGCGAGCCCGTCTACAAGCTCATCGGCGGCAACACCAAAGACCGCATCGACTTTTACTGCACCGGCCCAGACCCCCCAGCCGCCAAAAAAATGGGCTTCTGGGGCGCCAAAGTGCCTCTCCCCTACTGCCCCGAAGAGGGCCACGTCGGCCTTAAGAAGAACGTCGAGTTCCTCCGCAAGCACCGCGAGTCAGTCGGCCCGGACTTTCCCCTGATGGTCGACTGCTACATGTCGCTAAACGTACCCTACACGATCGAGATTGCCAAGGCGTGCGAGGACCTAAACATCAactggtgggaggagtgcCTCAGCCCCGACGACACGGACGGCTTCGAGCAAATCAAGCGCGCCCACCCGACCATCAAGTTCACCACGGGCGAGCACGAGTACTCGCGGTACGGGTTCCGCAAGCTGATCGAGGGGAGGAACCTGGACATCATCCAGCCAGACGTCATGTGGCTCGGCGGCATGACGGAGCTGCTCAGGGTGGCCGCCATGGCGTCGGCCTATGATATTCCCGTGGTCCCCCACGCGAGCGGGCCGTACAGCTACCACTTTGTCATCAGCCagcccaacaccccctttcaGGAGTACCTGGCCAACTCGCCCGACGGGAGGAGCGTGCTGCCCGTGTTTGGCGATTTGTTTGTGGACGAGCCGATCCCCACCGACGGTTTCTTGACGGCGGCTGATCTGGACAAGCCGGGGTTCGGGCTGACGCTGAACCCGGTTGCGAGGGCGAAGCTGATTCCGAGTACTTATCTGCTGGCTATTCCTACCAATTCGCTACCCCCACCGGTGagtgaggagaagaaggaggttaaTGGTGTCAATGGACGCCAcgtggagggggagttggttgggAAGGCCAAGGCTTGA
- a CDS encoding hypothetical protein (EggNog:ENOG503NYE0; COG:K), which produces MLGKKEECGLSTALAVLLIITPSVHWSRFLSQSHVLLALPAAVSDTRGPEIPKSARPPVVANCSPVRVVLLVVVLRQPASLPRSTRSARAVSVTTQRLALPGWLSWGLDKGLSLRREPGEEALAMMQPAVQASTSNNNNNNGQNSHTQSSPSYSSHGGGHHHQDPADSDDGGQQSGEDDHDLDDQGEGVRLGKRKRPVSVSCELCKQRKVKCDRAQPSCGWCSRNGATCEYKERKKPGLRAGYGRELEQRLDKLEGMLRAHDKLLQALTSNSNTSPGSGNGSGTGAFGHHNAPSVRGSHTSQLSDRGTPREVREAGPPSIFARSETIRTPQAETALFLQRPTTSVDLGIQGPLSATSTMADPFQSLSNSIVSPRGQLPASGPGTGAQEYYTTAPTTSVAALQSPPAQAPPGSHMGTEQELPPYDLLYGLVDLYFKHINTWCPILHRTTTLDALFGPSILDETDKILLHAIVATTVRYSTDQRLTDGARQRYHSASKNRVILYGMENLSVKSLQALVILALDLCGSGNGPPGWNIMAIITRAVVQLGLAVESNSISVAPNYQSIYTLRAMILPEPRDFIEEESRRRLFWMVYLLDRYATIATAFDFALDDREVDRTLPCRDDLWIKNQKVDTRWLRLDDSRPTLTSGNSPEYEVDKPENLGAFSHYIEILSILSRIHKFLRKPVDISALSDVEQWQMRYKELDNMLAAWKFNLPGDYGNMAKLFQPSSAKAINCGWVMLHATFHTAVIRLHSSAAYPTTRSPIFTPSYSASQRCHSAAENIAALREFVVSNNLLNKLGPPFAFTLWVAARVLLVHGSTVEHKLDTSQIRLFVDTLGEMGRYWPVATRYCGLLTRVLEEHHDNARQGGSETPKIVKILADMRRTAFDLDFLISRQPRHVPRSKNGVPGSSGAAGGPGGGAPTGPGGGGGGGGGWPGRFGQAPPATNELEYLDVFDFFNVPRLPVAQAGMVSDSHGSGHGVSGGDGMGGGGIGHGGGAAVAGEFNITEFMVDANRDWLFQQGETKFLA; this is translated from the exons ATGCTGGGTAAAAAAGAGGAATGTGGtctctccaccgccctcgctGTTCTGCTCATCATTACCCCGAGTGTTCATTGGAGTCGTTtcttgtctcaatcacacGTGTTGTTGGCGCTGCCCGCTGCCGTTTCTGACACCCGAGGACCCGAAATCCCGAAGAGTGCCCGCCCGCCCGTTGTTGCGAACTGTTCCCCCGTTCGGGTTGTGCTGCTTGTCGTCGTGCTTCGGCAACCTGCGTCGTTGCCCCGATCCACTCGCTCGGCGCGCGCAGTAAGCGTCACCACTCAACGGCTGGCGCTTCCAGGCTGGTTGTCTTGGGGACTTGACAAAGGCTTGAGCTTAAGACGGGAGCCTGGGGAAGAAGCTCTGGCCATGATGCAGCCGGCGGTCCAAGCTTCCACCAg caacaacaacaacaacaatggccAGAATTCCCACACCCAGTCATCGCCCTCCTACTCGTCGCATGGCGGCggacatcaccaccaggaCCCCGCAGACAGCGATGACGGAGGCCAGCAGAGTGGGGAAGACGACCATGACCTCGACGACCAGGGCGAGGGCGTGCGTCTGGGGAAGCGCAAGAGACCGGTATCTGTTTC GTGCGAGTTGTGCAAACAGCGCAAA GTGAAATGTGACCGCGCCCAGCCATCGTGCGGCTGGTGTAGCCGAAACGGAGCTACCTGCGAATACAAGGAGCGCAAGAAGCCGGGTCTACGCGCTGGCTACGGACGGGAATTGGAGCAGCGGCTGGACAAGCTGGAAGGAATGTTGAGGGCTCACGACAAGCTGCTGCAAGCTCTGACCTCCAACTCAAACACTAGTCCGGGAAGCGGCAATGGCAGCGGTACCGGTGCCTTTGGCCATCACAACGCTCCCAGCGTCAGGGGAAGTCACACCAGCCAGCTGAGCGATCGAGGCACGCCACGAGAGGTCCGTGAGGCCGGCCCGCCGTCGATATTCGCGCGGAGCGAGACCATCCGGACCCCCCAGGCCGAGACGGCCTTGTTCCTCCAAAGACCCACGACATCGGTTGACCTGGGGATACAGGGCCCTCTGTCAGCCACATCCACCATGGCGGACCCGTTTCAGAGTCTATCCAACAGCATCGTCTCGCCCCGCGGCCAGTTGCCAGCTTCCGGTCCAGGCACTGGAGCACAGGAGTACTACACTACCGCACCGACGACCTCGGTGGCCGCTCTacaatcaccaccagcccaggcGCCGCCAGGAAGCCACATGGGCACCGAACAGGAGCTACCGCCGTACGACCTGCTCTATGGCCTGGTGGACTTGTACTTTAAGCACATCAACACGTGGTGCCCTATCCTACACCGAACGACGACGTTGGATGCCCTCTTTGGGCCGTCAATCTTGGACGAGACCGACAAGATCCTGCTGCATGCCATTGTGGCCACCACCGTACGATACTCGACAGATCAACGGCTGACTGACGGAGCTCGCCAACGATACCATTCCGCGTCCAAGAACCGCGTGATTTTGTATGGCATGGAGAACCTCTCTGTCAAGTCGCTGCAGGCGTTGGTCATCCTGGCTCTGGATTTGTGCGGAAGCGGCAATGGCCCGCCCGGTTGGAACATCatggccatcatcacccggGCCGTCGTCCAGCTAGGTCTGGCAGTGGAAAGCAACTCCATCTCGGTGGCACCCAACTACCAGTCCATCTACACGCTCCGGGCCATGATCCTCCCAGAACCCCGCGATTTTATTGAAGAAGAGTCCAGGCGGAGGTTATTCTGGATGGTGTACCTTCTCGACCGATATGCGACGATAGCCACCGCCTTTGACTTTGCGCTCGACGATCGAGAGGTTGACCGAACCCTCCCATGTCGAGATGACTTGTGGATCAAGAACCAAAAAGTCGACACCCGATGGCTGCGCCTGGACGACTCTCGACCGACCCTAACAAGTGGCAATTCGCCCGAGTATGAGGTCGACAAGCCGGAGAATCTGGGCGCCTTCAGCCATTACATCGAGATCCTCTCCATACTCTCCAGGATACACAAGTTCCTCCGCAAGCCCGTTGACATCAGCGCGCTGTCGGATGTCGAGCAGTGGCAGATGCGCTACAAGGAGCTGGACAACATGCTGGCTGCCTGGAAGTTCAATCTCCCGGGGGATTATGGCAACATGGCCAAGCTCTTCCAACCAAGCTCCGCCAAAGCCATCAATTGTGGCTGGGTGATGTTGCACGCAACTTTCCACACCGCCGTCATCCGCCTTcactcctccgccgcctaTCCCACCACCCGCTCCCCGATCTTCACCCCAAGTTACAGCGCCTCGCAGCGGTGTCACAGTGCGGCCGAGAACATCGCTGCCCTCCGCGAGTTTGTCGTCAGCAATAACCTGCTGAACAAGCTCGGGCCACCATTCGCGTTCACGCTGTGGGTGGCCGCCCGCGTCTTGCTTGTTCACGGGAGCACGGTGGAGCACAAACTGGATACCTCGCAGATCCGGTTATTTGTCGACAcgctgggggagatggggcgGTACTGGCCTGTCGCGACGCGGTACTGTGGGCTTCTTACCCGTGTGCTGGAGGAACATCACGACAATGCTCGCCAGGGAGGGAGCGAGACGCCGAAGATTGTCAAGATTCTGGCCGACATGCGGAGGACGGCGTTTGACCTCGACTTTTTGATCAGTCGGCAGCCGAGGCATGTTCCACGGAGCAAGAATGGTGTGCCGGGGTCgagtggtgctgctggtggtccTGGTGGGGGGGCACCTACCGggccgggagggggtggtggtggtggtggtgggtggccgGGGAGGTTTGGGCAGGCGCCGCCGGCCACAAACGAGTTGGAGTATTTGGACGTGTTTGACTTTTTTAATGTGCCGAGGCTGCCGGTTGCGCAGGCTGGGATGGTGAGTGATTCGCATGGTAGTGGTCATGGTGTCtcagggggtgatgggatggggggaggagggatagGGCATGGtgggggggcggcggtggcgggggagTTCAATATTACCGAATTCATGGTGGATGCTAATAGGGATTGGCTTTTTCAGCAGGGGGAGACCAAGTTTTTGGCTTGA
- a CDS encoding hypothetical protein (COG:O; EggNog:ENOG503NZYI), protein MAPRPDEADLTVGIDFGMTCTGVAVAKKHQESPRMIQQWPLPDQKSGTHNKVPSTLLYDHKHDVPTAWGFTCNNHEKTVEWFKRYLDEKYLKIMIRRARENGEEPEFETIEQVRKYYRDYMERLYKHISRNLQKNEEWRHKKVEFVFSLPATFQSLEISDALMKEIKKAGFGTGGKNHSVSWGLSEPQAAAVYTAKDGDITLRTGDVILTCDAGGGTTDFALLEQCGTAEIAELRERAIVQGINIGSTNIDLAFAKMVHGRLALARADTNAGRSHLVFHRNAEDTMMHSEEFQTWKHEFGNFSEAQFRTPRITVPIRSGGASSTSARITDGKMNFSYSDFQGLFDPEVEGIINAIRQMLEHGVKAGVPRPVSP, encoded by the exons ATGGCTCCAAGACCAGATGAAGCCGACTTGACGGTCGGCATCGACTTTGGCATGACATGCACAG GCGTGGCTGTCGCCAAAAAGCACCAAGAGAGCCCCCGCATGATCCAACAATGGCCACTACCAGACCAAAAGTCCGGAACACACAACAAAGTACCGTCAACTCTGCTCTACGACCACAAGCATGATGTACCAACAGCATGGGGCTTCACCTGCAACAACCACGAAAAGACTGTGGAGTGGTTCAAGCGATATCTTGATGAGAAGTATCTCAAGATCATGATCCGACGAGCCCGAGAAAATGGCGAGGAGCCCGAGTTCGAAACCATTGAACAAGTCCGGAAGTATTACCGAGATTACATGGAGCGCCTCTACAAACACATCAGCAGAAACCTCCAAAAGAACGAGGAGTGGAGGCACAAGAAGGTCGAGTTCGTCTTCAGTCTTCCGGCCACCTTTCAGTCCCTCGAAATCAGCGATGCTCTCATGAAAGAAATCAAAAAGGCCGGCTTCGGAACTGGAGGAAAGAATCACAGCGTCTCATGGGGTTTGTCAGAACCTCAGGCCGCGGCAGTGTACACCGCCAAGGACGGGGACATCACCCTTCGGACTGGGGACGTCATCTTGACCTGTGATGCAGGCGGTGGTACCACTGATTTTGCATTGCTTGAGCAGTGCGGCACTGCCGAGATTGCCGAGCTTAGAGAGCGCGCCATTGTGCAGGGTATCAACATTGGCTCAACGAACATCGATTTAGCGTTCGCAAAGATGGTCCATGGCCGGTTGGCGCTGGCAAGGGCAGACACCAATGCTGGCCGCTCTCACCTTGTCTTTCACAGGAATGCTGAGGACACAATGATGCATAGCGAAGAATTTCAGACATGGAAACATGAATTTGGCAACTTTTCAGAAGCTCAATTTCGAACGCCGAGAATAACAGTGCCCATCAGATCAGGGGGGGCCTCGAGCACCTCGGCGAGGATCACAGATGGCAAGATGAACTTCTCTTA TTCCGACTTCCAAGGTCTATTTGATCCTGAAGTGGAGggcatcatcaacgccatACGTCAGATGTTGGAGCATGGTGTCAAGGCTGGTGTCCCACGCCCTGTGAGTCCCTGA
- a CDS encoding hypothetical protein (EggNog:ENOG503PH84) — protein sequence MGNKQSKQDSTQEASTTAMPPPPAPGHPYPPRTNSIPKLDTDFLLQPPDENSIRRPWLQLNNLIDSHVQTFYTNIADIDIIAPREKIQEVLLVSGIVESTKDVDNLTELLYVPGHRKLGLRICIARAVLASIDFQNGSPEMTSLDRQVVELMTRFKTLRPERSPEEEAAIAHWRMITAFFLAPDSKHSRADLAGEIPCVDVLVNFLGLFKRHSDIANPEWAEQGTSNADQDWKGSIRTIAVHAIGIGEKLFYHPSTWTFRWCSHRKEQQREASQIVLFPALVEDVLSNSSKRRHNTIQAADISPAFVFSPNGTVIPAPEQQLDRIPATASPSRSPSSTASRPASIGSGGGGGGGGSGGARCTPNQVISARSSRRSYFGEDSPQNHYVTVNGDTGYSTTIPPGSNVNIVVVPRRPSTSRTGSGTLVSPVMYDNRRPIVISHSPESHSRRSRRPHSASRVVYPGEDGEEYGRVSRRDSANRYRTA from the coding sequence ATGGGGAATAAGCAGTCGAAGCAAGATTCAACTCAAGAGGCCAGCACTACTGCtatgccaccacctccagcgcCAGGGCATCCATATCCACCAAGGACAAACAGTATCCCCAAACTTGACACCGACTTCCTGCTACAACCGCCTGATGAAAATTCCATCAGACGCCCGTGGCTGCAGCTCAACAATCTCATCGATTCACATGTCCAAACGTTTTACACCAACATCGCCGACATCGACATCATTGCCCCTCGCGAAAAGATACAAGAAGTCCTGCTGGTTTCAGGAATCGTTGAGAGCACCAAGGACGTCGATAACCTTACAGAATTACTTTACGTTCCGGGGCACAGGAAGCTTGGGTTGCGAATATGTATTGCCCGGGCGGTGCTTGCGAGTATCGACTTTCAGAATGGCAGCCCTGAGATGACATCTCTCGACAGACAGGTTGTGGAGCTCATGACCCGCTTCAAGACACTGCGGCCTGAACGAAgtccagaagaagaggctgctATCGCCCACTGGCGTATGATCACCGCCTTTTTCCTGGCCCCAGACTCGAAGCACTCAAGAGCGGATCTCGCCGGGGAGATTCCATGTGTGGACGTTCTCGTCAACTTCCTCGGGCTCTTCAAGCGACATTCGGATATTGCCAACCCGGAGTGGGCCGAACAAGGAACGAGCAACGCAGACCAAGATTGGAAGGGGAGCATCAGGACCATCGCCGTCCACGCCATCGGCATTGGAGAGAAATTATTctaccacccctccacctggACCTTTCGCTGGTGCTCGCATCGCAAGGAACAACAAAGAGAAGCCTCGCAGATAGTGCTATTCCCAGCTCTTGTTGAGGACGTGCTGTcaaacagcagcaagagacGTCATAACACCATTCAGGCAGCCGACATCTCTCCTGCCTTTGTGTTCTCACCGAATGGCACCGTAATACCGGCACCAGAACAACAACTAGATCGAATACCGGCAACGGCGTCACCGAGCAGATCACCGAGCTCCACTGCCTCGAGGCCAGCCAGCATAGGAtccggcggcggtggcggcggcggaggaagTGGCGGAGCACGCTGCACTCCGAACCAAGTCATTTCCGCCAGATCATCACGAAGGAGCTACTTTGGAGAAGACAGCCCTCAGAACCATTATGTGACAGTGAATGGTGATACAGGATACTCGACAACAATACCACCGGGGTCAAATGTGAATATTGTCGTTGTCCCAAGACGGCCGTCAACCTCTCGCACCGGCAGCGGCACGCTGGTCTCCCCGGTGATGTATGATAATCGAAGACCGATAGTGATCAGTCACTCTCCCGAGTCTCATTCGAGACGCAGCAGGAGACCACACTCGGCAAGTAGGGTGGTATATccgggggaggatggggaagagtACGGGCGTGTCAGCAGGAGGGATAGTGCCAATCGATATCGGACAGCATAA